The Branchiostoma floridae strain S238N-H82 chromosome 6, Bfl_VNyyK, whole genome shotgun sequence genomic interval CTATAATCTTTTCCATTGATTACTAGGTACTACAGGTAAAAAGATaaaggctgtaggggcagtgggttgttatccactgtgtctaggtaTAGGATGGTGGAGCACAACCCTCTCCTCCAATGCCTTTTACCTTCCAAACggaagtcagatacccatttttgCAGCTGGGTGGAGTGAgcaaagtcatgttaagtgcctttcaaaagggcacaagatcggtcaACCACCCTACAAGCCTCATTctggggaagggctagcaatcCCTCCCTGCTAGTAAAACACTAACTAGTGACTAAGGAAATTTGCACATTGTGCCACAAGTccctaaaactagtaaaagggTCTGAATGAACAAACAACCAAACGAACCTCTATGCCCTCCCTGTTCATGGCCACACTGTCCATGTTGAGGATGGCCTGTTTGATGGTCCTGGGGGGCGGCAGGTTGGTCAGGCCGATGTTGATCTGGTTGGACCGCTTGGCGTCCAGGACAATCACCTCGTTCTTCCCCTTCCCCTCGCCGACTTTCTGTAttaggcaacattttcaaagtcacatacaatgtatattttagGAAATGTACTTAAGGTCTGGTCTTATTCAATCTGTTATATTATGACGGCACAATGACATTTAATCTTTTCTAGCTGCTTTTGAATCTACAATCGATACATTCAATTAGaaaacacatacaatgtatatgatgtACACTACCTGAAGCATAGCATCTGACCCTTCCAAAATAGAACATTTCAATGAAAGAGGTTTGATGCTTATGGCCTGAACAGTGTGCTATAATTTCTGAAAGCTTAAACCAAAAATAGAAACATTTGGACACAAATCTGAGTTGTGTCAGGTTACtaaaatacaatatgtatagCACTTACCTTTGGTGTCTGCTCCTTGGTTCTGGACTCAAAGAGGTGCTCCAGCTTGTCTGTATCCAACTGGAACTTCACACCTCTCAATGTGTCCCACAGACTCCCCTTGGTAGCATTGGCCACCGTGGGCGGCACATAGTGGTTCACCTCCTTCCAGAATAGCCGCAccgttttcttcttcttcactgGAATGGCACTGTTCTTGGGCGCAGGACCGAGGTGGCTGGACCCTGGTGCTttaggaggaggagggggagggggcgccccagggggtgggggtggcccgccgggtgggggagggggcgggggtGCCCCAGGAATGCcaggagggggaggaggaggggggaCTCCACCTGGGAATACAcatggaggagggggagggccgCCGAATaagttgggaggggggcggggtgGGTATCCGTCAGTTGATGTCTCCATCCCATGAAACGGCGACAGAACGTCCATATCGTCATCTCCAATCAAGTCTCTAAAGTCCATATCTTTGATAACAAGTTCCCTGTCTGTGTTCATGAGGTTTTCCCAGAGCTGGTCTTGTTCGCTCTTTGGTGGAGGCGGGggtttcttctcctccttcttTTCCTCCACCTTCATGGCCTGAAGTCCGTTCACTATCTTGTCCTCATCAAGTATTGCACCAGATTTTAATTTCTCCGCAACAGCAGCAACTTTTCCCTTGGACGCGATCTCCGGCTGTTTCTTTTCCGTGGGGCTCGATACGTCCTCCTTCTGTTTTTGCTGCACTTTTTCCATCCGACTGGAAATGGTCTCCGATGTTTCGATTGAGAGTCTTCTCTTTTCCTTTGCCTCTTTTGATTCGTCTTTTGATTCGTCACTGTCTTCATCCTCGTCGCCCATCTTTCCTTCCCTGTTTTGTGCATAAAACATGGCCAGCATCCAGCGCTTGTTACTGGTCAGGCCGCCAGACTGGGCGGAGGGGGAGACCGGACCCATGTCAGGACTCGTTGGTGTCACCGGTTCATCGGACACACTTTCCGTTCTCTCATCTGTAGGAAGAAAGTTTGCAAAATCATAAAATTATTCAATAGGTAAGAAGAGACATCTTTAACCTTCTCAAACCTGATTAAAAAATTAAAGTAATACAAATTTGAAGCCTGAGACTATCTCAGCAAGGAGAAGGTTAAAGTAAGTTCATCGATCAAATTTTATAACTTATTACTAGCTCTTGGTGTTAAATTTACAATGTTTAGTAATTAATTTTTCAAGTAGTGATTAAtcaagtagttttaaaaatcaattaGTTATCAAACTTTTTTACTTTAGTTTAGAATACAAAATTACTTTGGATCATGCTGATTAGTGAAGTAATTTTGGGATTAAACATCAATTACATGTAAGCCTGTCTTAACCTTTTCCAAGCCACCCAACCTCATGACCAATACAAGCTTGGTACCAAAGGCTACCTCGGCAGGGAGAGGGTTAAACATTACCAGGCTTACATAGAAATTGTAACATTGGGTTTAGATCATGACTAGGGGTTCTTtctagtaatacatgtaataccaaGTCCTCATTTTGTTCAATCCAGTGTTTTGTGCTAAACCTTTCAAAGTCAAAATGCTTCAATTGgtaattcatatacatgtagtgcacAGTAACTGAAAGTGCAGATAAATACAAACATTGCACACTTCTACAACACTGGGATTGAACAAAACCAGGAGTAGGGTGAGTTGGTGGGTTGATGGGTTGTTAAGGTGAGTAAGGGGAAGGTGCTACAGTGTACAAAAAGCAAAGATAAAGCCGTGCTGGCACCCACCACGCCTCCGAGACACTGCGAAGGTTCTACCACCGGGTGCACCATGCTCCCCACTGGCATGCAAGAGTGGAGAAGAAGACCTATTGTCCACCACTTCAGAACTCCTAGGGGTGCCATCAGCCATGCAATCAGTGGAAGTGCTACCAGACAAGCCTCTAGTAGTATCGTGGTATCTGTCCATGCTGCCGCGGTGCGAACGCACCAGGCCCTCTCCGTTCATGCCATCTCTAAAGTCATTGTACGATCTCCGTGCAGACTCCACCGATCCGTTGGTAAGTTTGGAGCGGTTGGAGGGTACGTACGGGGGAGGAATGTCAGATTCTACATGGCCGTTCATGCCTTCCCCTTCTTCATTCAGATAAACGGGTTTAGCGACTACGGGACCATTCGACTTTCTGTCGTCTCCATTTACAAAAACAGCTTTAGACACTACTCTTCTATTGGCATGCTCATTTTGGTGGTTAGTGTACACATGTTTAGGTTGTGAGGAGTCCTTGTTCCCACACTCTGGCCCGTTCATGCTACTGGACCTGTTGTTGTTACTGTTTCTAGAGAGTACGGAATCAGACACAGAATGGCGGAAGCTAGACCCTGACTTTGTGGAGTCAGAGTCCCTGTCCTCCCATGCTTTTCTATATGAAGACTTGCGGTCAGTACTGGAGTATCTCGAGTCAGAGTTTGAGTCTTGCCATGACTGTCTGTCTGATTCAGAATTTGATTCTGATTGAACCGAGTCTCTCGAAGACCTTCTAGAGGAATATGAAGGTCTACTGCTACGTTCGTATTTCTGCGAATCAGAAGAAATGATTTCCTGCCAGGGTTTTCTGTGAGAGTTGGAGACTCTCGTCTCCGAACTTGAGCTAGACTCGGAACTGGAGTCCTCCTCCCAAGCGGGAGCGAGGGAGGGTTTCATGTCCCTCAGCGCACTGTTCAACTTGTTCGTGGCAAACTCAGGTTGGCTCTGGCTCCGCGACAGAGTGATAAAGGCAGAGGAACGAGTTTTAGCCGTGCCACTGAGAAATCTCGAACCTTCGTCTTTGTCCTTCTCCATCGCCATCTGCTCCTTCTGTAGCGCCGCCATTCTCTCCCGCCGAGACTGCCGGGACCCAGAACCCTGTCCATTGGTCAAGGCTGGAACAAAAATAACTTTGGTGTAagtgtacagtacaggtagtcAGGAAATACCAGGAGTTAGTACAGCAGCTTTTCTGATGAGAAACACCCACGCCACACACCTGCAAACTTGAGGTAAGGTTAGAAGGTCTACAAACAATGGACCCTGAACATTTGGAAAGACATCTGACCAAAAATCTCTGTATCAAAATCTAAGAGAAAATAATCACAATATAAAGGGAAACATACCCTTCTGATTGACATGTGAAATATCATTAGTCAGTCAATGGAATATTATTTTCCAAATTCTCAGTGTACCTTCCAAATATCAAATGTCCAATTATGTTTATAAGAAGGTCAGTTATCTTCTGGTAAAATGTCACAAGTACATGCAGGTAAATTGGTCAATCCCATATGGAAAAGCATGTAATAAAAACACACTGGAAGTAAATCCAGTATCCATGTCAACTAAGTTGCCATGCAGCACTGCAACTGTTGAAGACACACCACACGGCATTTCCTGTCAGAACTACAGGTAAGAAAATATCGTCTGAGAAGCTGTCAATCATTCACACTCCACATGGAGGGGAACCTTACAAGACTCTTCCTCAGCCTCTTTACGTTTCTGCTTGAGGGATTCTAGTCTAGAGAGTTTCCTAGGTCTCTTAATCGTCAATGCTGGGGAGTTGATGAGGTTGTGGACAGAAGAAAGCAACGaaaaaggacagaagagacacaGAAAAGGGGAAGAGCATTTAAAGCATGGGTTAATATGTGCAGGATTGTGGATAGCAGTTTTACAATGTCAATGGTGTAACTAGATGTTAGGAGACTGGAAGGAAAGCTTGGGTTGCCAGAAAAAGATGTCCAGTCTGGTCAACAGAAAAACCTGTCCAGAAAAGACGGGACGGACGGGTTTTTCCGCTGCCTGGACTGGACAGCTTTTTCCCATCCAGTTTACACACAGTTTACAATTGGGGAATGATCATGGTTTTCTAGCTTAAGGATTGAGAACATAATGTTGGTTTGTAGACAAGCAAAGAATAAAGTTTACGATGCCATGTTGATAACGTTTGGACATCATTAAGCAAACATTTGAGAAATGAAAGAATACAgcatgaaaatgaaagaaaatgtgcAAAGGAAGAATGAAGGAAGAAAGCAGGGAAGTCACCATTTAATAAAGCAGCTTCTACATCATCTGATACAGATTCTGGTTTTTGGTCTTCAGGTTCGAAAACTTCATCGGGCTCAGGCGCTGTGGATTAGTTAGGAAGGGACATAAGAAGGATTGCTAACTGAAGCCAGTTGTACAAAGTAAACAGTTATGGTCCATATGTACTTGTGAATGTAAATACAGTGTATAGATGTACATGCATAAAGAGCAAGACTACACTGGACAAGACAAATATGTCAAGTCTTGACAGAATGACAATcatgaaaaatacaacacacaGCACACTTTTGCTTCCTTTCTATAACTGTTCACTCCAGGCGTACGAAAATTATCCTAATCAtacttattacatgtacatgctgtatGAAGCTTAAGAAACATAGATTACCCATGATTATAGGAAATAAAGTTACCCATTGGCGACTTTGTCTCAGTCAGTATAGCATAAAACTATTATTATGAAACATGATGAAACATTATGGCACAGATTAGAGAAAAGTAACCTACACGTACTGACCACACAATACATTCAAGCAAGTACAGTGGAAAACCTTAACCCGAATGCATACAGTGCTACACTTGAAGCATTTTTAAGAGCTTACATTTGGATTCGGTCTGTTCCGAGAGTCTCTCGGTAGTTCTTTCAACACGGTACAACCCCGGAGGTGGGGAGACTGGTGCACAGTTCAGAACACACACAGGGGGACAAGgatgagaaagaaagagaagatacaaaacacaagaaacagaaCATTAGAAACAAAGTAAACATTGACAGTCATAGTCTTCTTTGACTATGTGATTAGTGTTCATACCCTTTGACATTGATTTTACTACTACTTCAACAACACAGAGTAATTAGACTTAACAAAACATCAGGTACCCCCTCAGACATAAGTAATTGGTACAAACTACCTCCCATGCCATCAATGTAACTGATGAGTTAGACAAAAAACAATTATGTTTGAGTCCAATGCAACTTCTGACACATTAGAATGGCTGTATTGATGTAGAATACAAAAACAGTTGCGTACTACATGGTTCCTTTTTACTTTTGATCCATAAACTACCCCTTCCCCATCTGTTTCCTAGTTGTTATGCAGCTAGAAGGTTTTGTAAGTgaaatttctttaaaaagcTGATTTCTTCCTATAAACAGAGGCCCAATGGCAGATGATCCAGATTATGGGGTTGGCTGTTGCTATGCATTTGAGAAATCATATAACACACCTTCAAGCCATGGATTATTTGAAGCTAAGCAAAGGACGAGTGGATGCCATAAAGTGCCATTGGCTTGAATTGTAGCACATGTTAAGGTTAAAATTAATGGAATGCAAAGCTGAAGCTTACTCTCGTCATCAACTACTTGTGGTAAAGGCGGAAGCTCGTCCAGAATGATAGTTGGACAATCAATAGTGATTGGCTCATCAGGAATGATTGGCGGAAGCTCGTCAGGTGTGACAGGTGAAGGTTCATTATCAGACATAGGCGGAGATTCATCAACAGAAATAGGTGGAGATTCATCAACAGAACTAGGTGGAGACTCATCAACAGAACTAGCTGGAGACTCGTCAGTGTTATCAGAAGGAAGCTCATCAGGAATGACAGGCGAAGCTTCACCAGGGGTGACAGGAGGTGTGTCAGATGTGGAATGGATAGCTGGTGTGAGAACAACATGTTAGAGGCAGGAGAAGCTGAGGCTATTCAATGTACAGTAATCACAAATAAAGCAGAGATAGATAGAGAAAGTTATGTATTGAATAATGTATTGCACCCAGCTACAATGTATTTACATGAAGTTTACTAAGGAGGCATTGGTATCATATGCTATTGCAAGGTTTTACCACACTTCAAGTACTAGTCAACTTTTTCACCAATTAGTCGGAATTTCTATCTAAAGATCCCAATTTCAGAAGATAAAACAGGTGACTTCAAAAACACCACTCAAAAGAAATGTTAAAAGTTCCAGTGAAATTCTAGTACCATTTCATATAACATTTCATGCTACAAAAACAAACGTTATGAACAGGATTAAATCAATAAAACGGTAACGGATGCAACAGGACGTCATGGATCACACGGTAATGAACCAAGATGGAAGCTCACATTCTGTGTCATGATTGTCAGGGGATGGGAACACAAGCTCATCGCTTGTGTCTTGTGGTGAGGATGGTTCAGATGGCTGGAGATCAGCTGGAAGAATGGAGAGGAGCCAAACGCACATGACTACAAgttaacctccaagcagacgcTGGGAGGAAAGTGCTATTTTTGGACCTGCCCATTTTTGATGGAGACGTAGGCACCAGCAATGCAATTATGAAACAATCCATTCTTtccttccaacatctgcttggaggttactAAAAGCAAACCATTGTGGCACAAAGTGGCAAGATGAACAAGAACACATGAAGGGTACCACAATGAAAAAGCACACATTGCTTAACACTacagctactacatgtacagtgtaggtcTTGTATGTGATAACAACATTCTAGAAGCACACTAAAAAGCCAAAGTATGCATGAAGAGTACAGTCACAAAGAGAATGCATAGTATAACATCGCAGAAAAAAGTCACAATAAAATGAAACTAAAAATGAATTATGTAGAATAAACACACATAgagatgtacatgattgtacagacAGCAAAGAGAGAAAGATCACACAAAACAAGAGAAAAATTGCACATAAAAATAAAGTTGAATAAGCATGCATAGATGCAGGCAGAAAAGAATGCGACAAAGCAGAGGCTTACACTCATCgatgtgcagtgttctgagTTTGTCTTGTGTTGATTCCTCATCTTCGTTTTCTATTGACAAGTCCTCATCACACTCCTGACCTTCCTCtacttcctcctcctcctcctcctctgcaTCTTCATCCTCATCACCATTTACCAACTCATCCTCATACTCAGCTTCCTGTTCCGTCTCTAGCTCTGTGTCTTCCTCTGACTGAGGCATGTTTGCCACTGTGGCCAGAGACAgcacaagacaacaaaatatttttgccgAGTCCTTTTTTCTTGGTTCATTATTACCTTGGGACAACAAAAGTCCACAAGACCCATGCATCACAAGGAATACCGATGGtataaaacaaattcaaatcATATCTCTGCCTCATGATGACAAAAGAGGCATTTGACCATCATTTGCAAAGGAAAAGACAAATGTAAAAGATGCCCATTGGTGATAAGGTACATATACCGTGGCACTTACTAACAGGCAAGGTTATGATACTTTAGGTATGATGCACTACATGTGTCATGTCTGTTGGAAAGCATGCCTAagagaaatgactatagacagacaaatttcataattttgatGAGAACTGATGAAATGCTGGGCACACAAGAACTAAGTATATTTGTTATCCGTGGTAGGGTAAGATTTAGTTTATTACTATTTGGTCGCAAAAGCAGTCGTAATCAACAGTGCATCAAAATGTAAGCTCGGAGGCAAGCCACTTTGTTTGGTGAATCAAGGCTGTCAACAAGGAACCACTGCAGCTATTTTTGCCTTCCTCTGATAAGACGTTAAGATCACAGATGTGACAACAGCTAGGCAGGCTTGCATGCCATCATGTCTGCCTGTATGGACAAATCTCTGACCCATGGTCACTGACTCTGCAAATCTCTGAATCATGGACAAACACTGCAATATCAGGCTGTTAGTGCATAGTCAGTGTCCAAGGCTAtagaaaaatgcaaatatggacTAAGAATATGGAGAAAGACAGAGCATTTTCAAGCTAGGAAGATTTGGTGTCAACAGAATAATATCAATGATATTGTAAGGCATATTTGCCcaacagaaaatgataatgtTTGAAGCAATAGAGGTTTTCATTGGCATTGTAATAAccataatttgaatcctcctgTGACCAAATTTTTGGGTAATTGGATTAACAGATTGAAGCATCATGTTGGCATGTTTACCAAACAATGAAACACGCACTGTAATCCAACATTGCATAAATGATGTCATATGAAAAGCTTGCATTGAAGGATTCTTCTTGTGGTGTAAGACTTAGTCTTCTAATTTTGATGATGAAAGTAGCCATATCTTTTGACAATTACATCATGATACTTTAGAATAATTTTCCTCACAAGGGCCATCTTTGCTCTTTGAGCTTAAGCTCCAGGGACTTTCTCCTTATCTCAGTTCTTAAGGGCTAAGACAGATTGAGGGACAGATTGAGCCTCTAGATGATTTTTAAGCTTACGAGTGTCAGGCTTGTCGTGTGGCTCGGTTAAAGCAGCTTCAGGCAGTGGAATGTCGTTAGGCTCGGTAGGTGGAGGAGCTAGAGACAAAAGTAAGCAACTATAGAGGACGTCTGAGAAAATAACTGACGGAAAGTGAGAAAGTACTATCCTAATGGtctggttacatgtacatgacctaTATGTACCAAATTATTGAAATCTACCTACAAACAGGACACTCAGATGTACTGTACACTAAGTGTAAGATATAGACTACGGGTATTAGATTGAAATAGAAGGTGACTAAACTGGTATTCAAAAGCCatgcaatatacattgtacatataccaGCTGCCCTGTCTAATTTGGCATactctttctcttcttctttttctcaagaaagcccctgtcacacttCAGGACCTTTCCAAGACTTTGCTCCCAACCACTCCCAAACAAAGTTCAGCACTGGGTTGGAAGTTAcctggaatccatcctattctagctccagttCACTCTTCTGATCACATTCAAGCAGAATATGACTTTGAAAAAGTACTTACTACAGGCTAGCATGACTTTTGTACAGTAGAAGACAACCTCACCAACCAACTCCAAACCATCAACTAACTCTCaaaaccatggtctggagaaggttgggaggccatggttggctgTGTGTGACTGGGGTCTGATTTGACCCATGTTACAATGCTGACACCAAATTACCGTCTATAGACAGAGCAGCCACTGAAAAATGCCCAAGCCATGCTGATCAACGTCATATGCATGACTTTTCTCACAATCGCGGGACCAATCCTCAAAGACTGGGAATTCTCCTCCCATCATCAggtctgtgtgtgtatacagAACAATGATGTGAACACAGACAGGGGGACAGGGATGGAGAAATGTGTTACGTGTCCACACAATTGTCTGTGTTCATCAATGTTACAATcccttacatgtatatcaaaaacCTAGACAGTGTAGTCACATAAAACCATGAGTTAGGTAACTGTGCATTGTAGGTATTGAGAATTAGATATACAAGTTAGTATACAATGAATTGCTTAACATGACAACCATACATGTCTGAGAAAACAATGATGCAATGGAGAATTAAAccaccaaatacatgtatcaaaccatgctttttttaaagactACACAATGAATTCAAATGAAAATCCATGCTTGATAAGagaaaaacacaacagaaactGACCACCTTGAACTTAACAATGCTTGTTTGAGAAAACATGATGTAATGAACatgtgtatacatttgtaccttccGCATACAAAGCCATGCTTTTTTGACATTACCGATAAAAAGTGACTGCTTATCAAAGTTAATGAATGATgtttttttgtaaacatttcaCCAACCTTCACCTAGCAAATTTGCTTCTCAGTTCcaccatgcatacatttatCTATCCTTGGTAGACAATGCTTATGACAGAAGCTCACAGTGGAGAATGTAATCTCTCCTTTGCTCCACCATATATGGTTATAAATGCTACAAACATGCTATAGAAAGTGACTGCTGAAGTATACAAGCCATATCTCTAGGTAAGTATAAGGTCAGaataaaaaacacacaatacaATGAACTATACATTTTTGAAGACGACATCTACGATAATAGTCAACCATTTTTCCACCCATCGGCATGCAAAACTGTTCACCAACACCCAGCTACTGTGATTCCTAGAGCAGAAACTAGACTAAGGATGCAGGGAGCAAATGAATAGATTAGATGCTTACAGAGTTCCCGTCTCTCTTCTTCTCTCTTTTGTCTCTCGAGTTCAGCAACTGATGAAGAGAGTGATAAAGGCACCAAACTATAAATACTGGAACTCATAAccacaaacaaaaataatacatCAAATAGTCACTGCAAAAGTTTTCATCATGATAGTCCTGATTGTACGTTCATGACATAAATACACTTGGTCCAGCACTTTCAAACACAGGCACTATAGATGGTCATTCCTGGTCTTGCaagtataaaatgtatattgtagTTAGTAAACAGCAAGCTTCTATAAtcataataaacaaaaaaaactacatgCTACATGTCAACTCTAACATCATGCTCATCTCTTCACTACATTCACCAACCCTATCCCttttaaaagaaaatcatgcTCAATGTAAGAATAAATTAGTAAAGCTTTAAATCATAGGAACcttttctttcctcttcttctagCTTTTTAGCATATTCTAATTGCTTGGCAACATCGTCTCTCCATGAATGGCTTTGTCGTTGGTAGGAACCTGAAATTAGAACAAccttaagtacatgtaccaaccaCAATTAAAAATACCAACCTTAAATTAATGTCAACTAGACCCTGCTATGAGAAGCTCGAGAATATGAGAATATTGACATTATGACATTATGactgtgcatgtacatgtacatgtacattgtaagtaaACTGTGCATAAATGCCAATacaatgatgtacattgtacttttttgaggtagatagatacatgtacatgtacatgaaaatcaGTTCTGTAACTAAAAAAGCATAAGTCTTAGAATGACACAGTATGATTGAAGTACAATGAGATTACAACAGAGAGTGATAAAAAAGTCAGAAAACAAGAAGGAAAGTGACACCTTTTGctgcttcttcttttcttttttgctgTATTTCTTCGGCCTTTTTCCAGAAGTCTGGGTCAGCTGTTGTACAAGTTCACAAAGTTTAAAAGAGGGCAACACGTGGAAAAAACATAGAATagaaaagcaaagaaagcagcatCTACAAAAACAGAACATCTCTGCTATTCTAGAGATTCTACAATTACATAGAGGGCTTAACATGCATGACACTGTTGGAGAacaaaaaaaggccccaaaaACTACTGTAACAAACTGGAGCCTAACAAATAATCCGCAATTATGGTAGTAAGTATATAATATCTTGACTGTGGTAACATTGCAGATTTATACGTAGAGTAGTTGTAGAATGCAACAGAAGTAGAGAAAGATCTCTTACATCTAACCAGTTCTGTCTCCTCCAAATATCTCTCTTTCCATCTTTTCCTGGCCTCTTCTGCATACATCTCTTTCACTGGGGAAACAAGTTTGGGGTTTAGCTAGAAAATTTCTCAGTGGTTAGTGatgaaatgtcattgaaaaatGAATGACGTTGTCAATGGCTGCAGCGGATGATGGCACTGTGGAATGGAAGGTGTTAGCAACCTGTGGGATGAAGAAAATGCCGGGTGGTTTTAGTGATGAAAAATGCAGCTTAAACGATTAGGTGCTTTACTGTGAGTTATGGGCGCATATCCAGATTCGCAAAAATCAAAACACAATACCGTATAGGTACTGCAATGGTTGTGTGATAAGCATATGAAGAATGGTGACactgcaatgtacatgttacatgaaACTT includes:
- the LOC118418691 gene encoding FH1/FH2 domain-containing protein 3-like isoform X7; amino-acid sequence: MIGRGSDGRTTRMGGQTKAPGGDRRAPSGQTRLPPVRDIDVLLGFSASEQDLNPDQGGEQDPELESKRDSGYIEDCALQISHNGTYLDLDSTLDEQREYLEGFEDSRKNSMILRTQLSVRVHACIEKLLNSSGRELRRALFSLKQIFQDDKDLVHEFVNSEGLTCLIKVGAEADQNYQNYILRALGQVMLYVDGMNGVINHNETIQWLYSLISSKFRLVVKTTLKLLLVFVEYTENNALLLVQAVDAVDNDRGHKPWSNIMDVLNERDAVDTELLVYAMTLVNKTLNAVPDQDTFYDVTDSLEEQGLEKIIQRHLTKKGSDLDLVEQMKIYETALKFEDGEENIPESSQNTLRKTRRTISQTISDEARQSLRKSRRHSLNAGDSSPSPGGKGRSETKGRTETDGETRRSRYSADSETSDDGGDRKSRYSSGVTRQPRESTIAEAPKQNGLSGSTESGKRRSWRDRVYGGQEDTSSNTNSSGYNRGYRSWREELSKFDHILGTTYGISANRHSRYKTQTDSDSDSLRKDKDTNEEKQKEEKETETPVKRGTFYEIMKSIEDQKKQEQEPKKTPEELEEERKAAEEQRLKEMYAEEARKRWKERYLEETELVRSDPDFWKKAEEIQQKRKEEAAKGSYQRQSHSWRDDVAKQLEYAKKLEEEERKVAELERQKREEERRELYLMMGGEFPVFEDWSRDSPPPTEPNDIPLPEAALTEPHDKPDTLANMPQSEEDTELETEQEAEYEDELVNGDEDEDAEEEEEEEVEEGQECDEDLSIENEDEESTQDKLRTLHIDESDLQPSEPSSPQDTSDELVFPSPDNHDTESIHSTSDTPPVTPGEASPVIPDELPSDNTDESPASSVDESPPSSVDESPPISVDESPPMSDNEPSPVTPDELPPIIPDEPITIDCPTIILDELPPLPQVVDDETPEPDEVFEPEDQKPESVSDDVEAALLNALTIKRPRKLSRLESLKQKRKEAEEESSLTNGQGSGSRQSRRERMAALQKEQMAMEKDKDEGSRFLSGTAKTRSSAFITLSRSQSQPEFATNKLNSALRDMKPSLAPAWEEDSSSESSSSSETRVSNSHRKPWQEIISSDSQKYERSSRPSYSSRRSSRDSVQSESNSESDRQSWQDSNSDSRYSSTDRKSSYRKAWEDRDSDSTKSGSSFRHSVSDSVLSRNSNNNRSSSMNGPECGNKDSSQPKHVYTNHQNEHANRRVVSKAVFVNGDDRKSNGPVVAKPVYLNEEGEGMNGHVESDIPPPYVPSNRSKLTNGSVESARRSYNDFRDGMNGEGLVRSHRGSMDRYHDTTRGLSGSTSTDCMADGTPRSSEVVDNRSSSPLLHASGEHGAPGGRTFAVSRRRDERTESVSDEPVTPTSPDMGPVSPSAQSGGLTSNKRWMLAMFYAQNREGKMGDEDEDSDESKDESKEAKEKRRLSIETSETISSRMEKVQQKQKEDVSSPTEKKQPEIASKGKVAAVAEKLKSGAILDEDKIVNGLQAMKVEEKKEEKKPPPPPKSEQDQLWENLMNTDRELVIKDMDFRDLIGDDDMDVLSPFHGMETSTDGYPPRPPPNLFGGPPPPPCVFPGGVPPPPPPPGIPGAPPPPPPPGGPPPPPGAPPPPPPPKAPGSSHLGPAPKNSAIPVKKKKTVRLFWKEVNHYVPPTVANATKGSLWDTLRGVKFQLDTDKLEHLFESRTKEQTPKKVGEGKGKNEVIVLDAKRSNQINIGLTNLPPPRTIKQAILNMDSVAMNREGIEMILKMIPSDEEKTKIQEAQMQNPDTPLGAAEQFLLTLSSISELTARLNFWAFKLDYETMEQEVAEPLMDLKEAMEQLKNNKTLRYILATLLAIGNFLNGAQCKGFQLDYLAKVPEVKDTVHKQSLLYHLCTMVMEKFPESTDLYSEIGAVTRSSKVDFSLLTLNLAKMEKQCRSSWDNLKAIAKHNMASPMKNRLTEFLKDCTERIAILKIVHRRVINRFNKLLIFTGMTPQAIKDTNINQFCKTISEFALEYRTTRERVLQQQKKKANQRERNKTRGKMITDEFGRRFPEAHADLSEMMTKNFAGKSKKEKKEEEEANALKAVLKHGAMNGEVNLNTSMEPRVRTRGKSTGDAKNSTKEPNFVKKMFSGGRSSASSRAKDADPDDNTEEIMERLVKTATNPGTRLIPRERKRARQVNRKSLRRTLKSGLSEQESKALGISGKSNPVNI